Genomic window (Salvelinus sp. IW2-2015 unplaced genomic scaffold, ASM291031v2 Un_scaffold7210, whole genome shotgun sequence):
AGATTGTAATTCAAAATTATTTCTAACATCTATGATACTATAaccattttaaaatggattattaATGAAGGTTTTTATAGAAGGGTAACCTgtcctgtctcccctccctccagatTGAGATAGACCTGGGGAAGAAGTGCTGGTACCACTCCGTGTTCGCCTGTCCCATCCTCCGGCAGCAGACGTCAGAGAGCAACCCTCCCATGAAGCTCATCTGTGGACACGTCATCTCCAGAGACGCCCTCAACAAACTCACCAACGCTGGAAAGTAAGTTTGATCCAGGCTGACCGACAGACAGGAGGGCATTCAACCATTGGCATTGTCAGacctgtgtaactctgttgttaaattcacctgcctgtgtgtgtctaactctctcctccatctcctcagaCTGAAATGTCCCTACTGTCCCATGGAGCAGAACCCGTCAGATGCCAAGCAGATCTTCTTTTGATCCCCCATCCTGTTTCCTGAAACTGCCAGGCCCTTGGAGCTACAGTAGCTACCTGCTACCCCAGGACCCCTGGAAATCCCCATCCTACCCCCTCACAGGCACCAATTTGCCCCAGTGCCCCCACCCAAACTCGGACCGGAACCCCTCCAGTGATGGCCCAAGGCTGTAATACTCCTGCCTCGTCTTGCCCCGTCAACAGCTCCTAGTGTACAGAGAGCTGATGTGGATGGCCCATCAAACGACTTCTacccatagagagacagagaggagtcgGTCGGCATGAGGACGAAGGAAACAACTCAAAAGGATTGTTCATTCATTGACACTCGTTCATTTGCAGCTGCCTGCTGAACTTATTCTACTCTTTTTCTTTAAGGATGTGATGAGGCGTTATGCTTTCTTTTGTGGGATGTTGATAGGCTATCGAGTTGATGTTGATAGGCTATCGAGTTGATGTTGATAGGCTATCGAGTTGATGTTGATAGGCTATCGAGTTGATGTTGATAGGCTATcgagttgatgatgatgataggctatcgagttgatgatgatgataggctatcgagttgatgatgatgataggctatcgagttgatgatgatgataggctatcgagttgatgatgatgataggctatcgagttgatgatgatgataggctatcgagttgatgatgatgataggctatcgagttgatgatgatgataggctatcgagttgatgatgatgataggctatcgagttgatgatgatgataggctatcgggttgatgatgatgataggctatcgggttgatgatgatgattgatagGCTATCAAgttgtgttgatgatgatgatagccCATCAAgttgtgttgatgatgatgatagccCATCAAgttgtgttgatgatgatgatagccCATCAAGTTGTGTTGATGATGATTGATAGGCTATCAAGTTGTGTTGATGATGGTGATATGCTATCGAGTTGATGTTGGTGATAGGCTATCGAGTTGATGTTGGTGATAGGCTATCGAGTTGATGTTGGTGATAGGCTATCGAGTTGAGAATGATATAGGCTATCGAGTTGATTGTTGTTGGTGATAGGCTATCGAGTTGAGTTGTTGTTGGTGATAGGCTATCGAGTTTGAGTTGTTGTTGGTGATAGGCTATCGAGTTGAGTTGTTGTTGGTGATAGGCTATCGAGTTGAGTTGTTGTTTGGTGATAGGCTATCGAGTTGAGTTGTTGTTGGTGATAGGCTATCGAGTTGAGTTGTTTGTTGGTGATAGGCTATCGAGTT
Coding sequences:
- the LOC112079202 gene encoding E3 ubiquitin-protein ligase RMND5A, which produces KGNLSCLPSLQIEIDLGKKCWYHSVFACPILRQQTSESNPPMKLICGHVISRDALNKLTNAGKLKCPYCPMEQNPSDAKQIFF